A window of Hevea brasiliensis isolate MT/VB/25A 57/8 chromosome 14, ASM3005281v1, whole genome shotgun sequence contains these coding sequences:
- the LOC110672900 gene encoding ankyrin repeat-containing protein At5g02620-like, producing MDSSNSQDVPAGTRNFDDPPAQTEIISCMDPNLLRAAAEGNISPFNGYDQPLDLLLTPNKNTVLHIYISARANAANSFEFMCEILQKCPSLLDQANIRDETSLHFAARYGHDDIVEALIEHAEAQHDDLERGAAAVREMLRKMNTEKDTALHEAVRYNHLNVVRRLLTKEDVDYCYLANAAGESPLYLAAERGYGDILSEILETCTSPEYNGPNGRTALHEAAINNDAEMTRRILSKTNTDLTKKIDQQGWTPLHHASHFGHLSIVNLLLDADKSAAYIGDEDGKKTPLHIAASKGDRHVEVMKSIVSHCPDCCELVDDRGRNVLHFAVESYRSEGLRALLQNSFMSNLINQKDNEGNTPLHLLAALRFDCKTLMRHPLVDMKAINKENLTALDIVLATTDNVKVRLTRGGTIINLRRAGCKRSRRNKIIQEDDSKTMERVEGMISELKKAKDSHLIVATLIATVTFAAGFTIPGGYISDKGTAVLSKKAAFQVFLLSNGFALVFSTSVVLIQFMLAMQGNKRTFFQLFIWASWLTVIATISMVVAFTTGTYVVLPSSYRNITWIFIGSFLVSMLLILRASLPLSQVKTGDLGVGFIRKYTGRLK from the exons ATGGATTCCTCCAATTCCCAGGACGTTCCTGCAGGGACTAGGAATTTCGATGATCCCCCAGCGCAAACCGAAATTATCTCATGCATGGATCCCAATTTGCTCAGGGCTGCAGCAGAAGGCAATATCAGTCCCTTCAATGGCTACGACCAACCCCTTGATCTTCTACTCACTCCAAACAAAAACACAGTTCTGCATATTTACATCAGTGCACGAGCAAATGCAGCAAATTCATTCGAATTCATGTGCGAAATACTCCAAAAGTGTCCATCGCTGTTAGATCAGGCTAATATAAGAGATGAAACTTCACTGCACTTTGCAGCAAGATACGGGCATGACGACATAGTGGAAGCACTAATTGAACACGCAGAAGCCCAGCATGATGACCTTGAACGCGGAGCAGCTGCAGTAAGGGAGATGCTGAGAAAGATGAATACAGAAAAAGACACTGCCTTACACGAAGCGGTGAGATATAATCATCTTAACGTGGTTCGAAGATTACTGACTAAAGAAGATGTTGATTATTGTTATTTAGCTAATGCTGCTGGTGAAAGTCCACTTTACCTAGCTGCTGAGAGAGGCTATGGTGATATTCTGTCTGAAATTTTGGAAACCTGCACTTCGCCAGAATACAATGGCCCTAATGGTAGAACAGCTTTGCACGAAGCAGCAATCAACAATGATGCAG AAATGACGAGAAGAATATTGAGCAAAACCAATACTGATCTCACCAAAAAGATTGATCAACAAGGATGGACTCCACTGCACCATGCTTCACACTTTGGTCACTTGTCAATCGTGAATCTGCTACTAGATGCTGATAAATCTGCAGCTTACATTGGCGATGAAGATGGAAAAAAGACCCCTCTTCACATTGCTGCTAGCAAGGGCGACAGACATGTAGAAGTTATGAAAAGCATTGTATCACATTGTCCAGATTGCTGCGAACTTGTCGATGACAGAGGCCGGAATGTTCTGCATTTTGCTGTGGAGAGCTATAGATCCGAAGGGTTGCGTGCTCTTCTTCAAAATTCATTCATGTCCAATCTCAtaaatcagaaagataatgaaGGGAACACACCTCTCCACCTTCTTGCTGCTCTTCGGTTCGACTGTAAAACTCTGATGCGGCATCCCCTTGTTGATATGAAAGCTATTAATAAGGAGAACTTGACTGCTCTGGACATTGTTTTGGCCACAACTGACAATGTGAAAGTTCGTTTAACAAGG GGAGGTACAATAATAAACTTGAGAAGGGCTGGATGTAAACGAAGTCGTCGAAACAAGATCATCCAAGAAGATGACTCAAAGACAATGGAAAGAGTTGAGGGCATGATCTCTGAACTCAAGAAAGCCAAAGACTCCCACCTGATAGTAGCCACACTCATTGCAACAGTAACTTTCGCAGCCGGTTTCACAATTCCTGGTGGATACATTTCTGATAAAGGGACTGCAGTATTATCAAAAAAAGCAGCATTTCAAGTGTTTCTTCTATCAAATGGATTTGCACTTGTGTTCTCCACTTCTGTTGTGCTTATCCAGTTCATGTTGGCAATGCAAGGAAATAAGAGAACGTTCTTTCAGTTGTTTATCTGGGCTTCTTGGTTGACCGTCATCGCTACAATATCAATGGTGGTGGCCTTTACAACAGGCACATATGTTGTGCTGCCAAGTTCCTACAGGAACATCACTTGGATCTTCATAGGGAGCTTTTTGGTTTCAATGCTCCTCATATTGAGGGCTTCACTCCCACTCTCTCAAGTTAAAACTGGAGATTTAGGTGTTGGGTTTATCCGCAAGTATacaggtcgtctcaagtaa